GTCGTTTATAGTCGTTGGGCTCAGTTTTTTTGTCCTTATTTTTACTGATCCAGATAAAAGTATGAAAGATTTGTTGTTTGAATCGTTATCGGCATATACGACCTGCGGCTTGAGTTTGGGTATTACCCCTTCCTTAAGTATGGGTGGAAAACTGATCATTGTGGTGACCATGTTGGTCGGTCGTGTGGGTATGTTAACATTATTGGTTGCCTTTATCAAAAATACGACACGTCGGAATATTATATTTCCGGAGGAAAAGATCTTGTTTTAAATGCATTCTTTTTTTAACGTAAATTTGGAAATGAAGAGAAAGAGGTTGATTTAATAGTATAGGGTGTGATTATGCTTGTAAATACAATAAATTTATCTTAGTTTGAGTTATGAAGTATATTGTTTTAGGGTTAGGACATTTTGGGCGTTCATTGGGTGTTCATCTTACTGAACTCGGTCATGAAGTGATTGGAGCAGATAAAAGTCTAACTATAGTGGAGCAGCTCAAAGATAAGATCACACATACCGTATGTTTGGATACAACGGATCGGGAGGCTGTATCTTCACTACCTTTGAAAGATGCGCATGCTGTAATTGTAGCTATTGGGGAAGATGAAGGAGCGTCTCTTATGACTGTAGCACTCCTAAAACAATTAAAAGTAAAGCGTATAATCGGCCGTATCGTATCTGATTTGCAGAAGACAGTTTTGGAAGCGATGGAGATCAATGAGTATATTATGCCAGAAGAAGAGGCTGCAGAGCGTTTGGCGATGCGGTTGGACAATATCGATATCGTTGATTCCTTTAAGGTTTCAGATCGGTATTCTATTGTCGAAACAAAGGTTCCGCAGCGTTATATTGGTATGACGCTACGCGAGGCTAATCTGACGAATCTATATAAAATTATTGTACTGACAACAGTCAAAATTACAGAGACAAAAAAAGACGGAATTACCAAAGAACAAAAGGAAGCATCTGGTATCGCCACGTCTGAAACAGTCATGGCGGAAGGGGATATCTTAGTTGTTTTTGGCGAATTATCCGACATCAATAAGTTAATTCAAAAAGGAGAATAAAATTATGTTATTAACAACAACAAGTGTTATCGAGGGACACCAGATCGATCGTTATTTGGGGATTGTTTCTTCAGAGGTTGTTTTGGGAGCAAATGCCATTAAGGATATGATGGCTGGATTTAGAGATTTTTTTGGCGGTCGGTCCAATTCCTATGAACGGGCGTTTCAGGAGACTCGTGAGGCTGCATTGCGTGAACTAGAAGATCGCGCGAAAGCATTGGGAGCTGACGCAGTCGTTGGCGTACGATTGGATTTCCAAACTGTTGGAACAGGGGGAATGATGATGGTAGGAGCAACGGGGACAGCCGTTAAAATGAAATAAACTCAAGATAGCCCTAATATAATTAGGGCATTTTTTTTATAAATAAGACGGGAATGAATCCATCGTTATTCATTTCCCCTGCATTTTTAGGCTAAACTGTCTTTGATGAATCATGGCAATTTGAGGTTTATTTCTTTTCATCATCTAACAGAACTGTATTTAATAGATTGCGCATAATTATAATTGTATATAAAAACAAATTTATCTAAGTTTGGCTTTTAAGACTTTTAAACAACCTAAGAGGATAAATGAAAAATTGGTTTAAGGCGAATTCAGCACATTTGATCGTTATTGCGGTATTTATTGCGCTCGTATTTTTTTATTTCACACCTGTTTGGCAAGGAAAGACACTTGCCCAATCAGATGTTGTACAGGCGCAAGCTGGACAAAAGGAATTATTTGATTATAAAGCCAAAGATGGAAAGGCGCCTTTATGGACGAATTCTATGTTTGGAGGAATGCCTACCTATCAAATCTGGCAGGCAAATGAAAATAATATTGGTACCTACTTGTTGAAAGCGGTGAAGTTTGCCTTTCCAAGTCCGATGGACACAGTGTTGTTTTATCTATTGGGGGCCTACTTTCTTTTTAGCGTATTACGCATCAAACCCTGGCTTGCTGCGGTGGGCGCAGTTGCAATAGCCTTTACTTCCTACAACTTTATTTATATTGAAGCTGGACATATTACCAGGGCAAATGCAATTGCCTTTATACCGCCTGTTATTGCTGCGGTGATTATGTGTTATCGTGGGAGTAAGTTATGGGGGCCAGTACTGCTGGCGTTATTTCTTTCCTTGGAAATACGTGTCAATCACTTACAGACGACTTATTACTTGTTAATGGCGTTGATGGTATACGTTATTTTTACCTTAGTCGATGCAATCAAACAAAAACAATTAAAGGAATTCTTTATCGCCTCCGGCAGACAGGTGATTGCGGTTATCATTGCTTTAATGGTCAATGCATCCATTTTATTGCCTACTTGGGAGTACAGTAAGCTGAGTACACGTGGCCATGCTAATATTACGAAGGTTGACAATAATAACACAAAAGCAAAAGGACTGGATAAAGAATATGCTTATGAATGGAGCCAAGGTATTGGCGAGACCATGACCTTTATGATTCCTAATGCTTATGGCGGAGCTAGTGGTGGTCAATTGGACGAAAAATCGCATGTTGCCAAATTCTTTATGGAAAAAGGAAGAGTGTCTGAAGTTCAAGCAGGGCAGATGGCACAAGGTATGCCAACCTATTGGGGGGACAAACGCTTTACATCAGGACCATGGTATTTTGGGGCCGGTGTTTTCTTCTTGTTTATATTGGGACTTGTTATTGTCAAAAACCGTTTCAAATGGTGGATATTGACGACTACTATATTAGCATTGCTTTTGTCATTTGGAAAGAATTTCACATTGGTTTCTGATTTATTCTTTGATTATTTTCCGATGTACAACAAGTTTAGAGCTGTGGAATCCATCCTGGTTCTTGTTTCAATCACAGTACCTCTGTTGGCTATTATGACGGTGAATGAATTGCTGACACGGGCCAAAGAAATTCCAAACCTGGATAAGAAAGTGCTTTATACTTTTGCCGGTGTGGGGGGCGTTTGCCTACTGATTGGTTTAATGCCTGATCTATTCTTGAATTTTAGAAATGGGGAACATAATAATTTAATAGAATCGTTCACACAGCAAATTGGTGATAAATCTTTTGCTACGGAACTGGCAAATCAACTGGTTTTGGATCGTAAGGATATCGCGAGTAAAGATGCTTACCGCTCCTTTGTGATTATTTTGCTTACATTCGGACTTGTTTGGTTTTACCTTAAGAAAAAGCTTAATGAAGGTGTTTTATTGGGTACCTTGCTTATCTTGTTCTTATTCGATTTGTGGAGCGTAGATAAACGCTTTTTGAATGATAAATCCTTTATGGAGAAAGGTGCGACTGCACAGCAGGTGTTCCAGCAACGGGAGGTCGATCAATTGATTTTGATGGATAAGGATCTAAGTTATCGCGTCCTTGACTTGACGACTGATCCATTCTCTGATGCCCGCCCTTCGTATTTCCATAAATCGTTAGGAGGCTACCATGCTGCTAAATTAATGCGTTTTCAGGAAATTTTAGAGAACCAATTCAATGGAGCGCTTAATGAAGATGTATTGGATATGTTCAATGTGCGTTATTTAATTACAACAGATCCTCAAAATCAGTCGCAGCGTATTGTGAGACGGAGTACTGCCGCTGGAAATGCTTGGTTTGTAGACAAGGTGACTTTTGTAAAAGGAAATGCGGAGGAAATGCAAGCGATCAGCTCTTTTGATCCACTTAAAGAAGCATTTGTGAATCAACAGTACCAGAATGAAATCAAAGCAAAAACTTCCAGCGCGACTACAACAGGAGAAATTAAATTGACTTCCTATCATCCTGATAAAATGCAGTACGAATATACTACTGCTAATGACGCTTTTGCGGTATTCTCCGAGATATTCTACGATAAGGGCTGGAAGGCTTATGTTGATGGAAAGGAAACGCCAATTATCCGTGCAGATTATTTGCTGAGAGCGTTGCAATTGCCAGCGGGAACACATAAAGTCGAATTTATCTTTGATCCAGAATCACATAAGATGGGTAATTTACTGACTTTAATAGCGTCGATTATCCTTGGATTAGGAGTAGCGGCTGCTGCATATTTCTCATTACGGGATACAAAAAAAGAAACAGTTGCATAGCAAGCTGTTTCTTTTTTAAAGGTTGAAGCTTTAGAATAATTTGAGCTGTGGGTCAGTTATTCTAAAGCTTTTTCTATGATGCGGTGTAGAACCATATTCTAGCACTGCAGTCCGATGCTTTACGGTCGGATAGCCTTTATTATTAAGCCAATCATAAGCGGGGTAATCCGAAGCCAGATTGTCCATGTATTCGTCACGGTAGGTTTTGGCCAAGATGGAGGCTGCTGCGATAGAAAGGTATTTTCCATCGCCTTTTATGATGCAGGAATGGGGAGTTTCTTGGTAAGGAATAAATCTGTTCCCGTCCACAATGATATATTCCGCTTTTATTTGTAGCATATCTAAGGCTTTATGCATGGCAAGATAACTGGCATTGTGAATATTTATGCGGTCAATTTCTTCCGCTGAAACACTCGCTACAGCATAGGCAAGTGCTTCCCGTTCAATAATCGGCCGTAATGCCATCCTTTTTTTTTCGCTTAATTTTTTTGAATCGTTGAGCAGCTCATGATGATAATCAGCGGGGAAAATTACCGCTGCTGCAAAGACCGGTCCTGCCAAACAACCTCTGCCAGCCTCGTCACATCCCGCTTCAACCTGTTGATCTTGATAATATGATAATAGCATTTTTCTAGTTCTGTAAATGAACGAAAGTACAAATAAAATTAGAGTTATGCATTGTAACTTCTGTGTGAATAATGCCCTTTTACATTAATTAACACTAATAATATCTTCTTTTGTAAAGATTTAGAATGCGCTGTTGTGAATAGAAAAGAGAGGAGTTGGTTAAACTTAAACGGGGGCATTCGGTCAAAAATTTGTCAATTATAGAGATAAAAAAATAGGTATTATGAGAGGCTTCATGCTTTTTTTATTGAGTATGTTAACAGGATGGACAGTATATGGCCAGACGAGAAGCGTACAAGGAATGTTGAAGGACGACAAGAACCGAGTTGTCGCAGGAGCAACTGTTAAGTTGACTTCAAAATTGGATTCTATGGTAGCAGGTTCAAATATGGCCGGTATTTTTATATTTGATAGGATCAAGGCGGATACGTTTAAGATTACCGTTTCTAATTTAGGATTTGAACGTTTTGAAAAGGAGTTTGATTTTCCTAAGGGAGAGGTAAAATACATTATCCCAAGTTTGACCTTGCAACAGAATTCGCAGATGCTTGAGGAGGTTGTTGTGGATGGGGTACCTACCGTGGTTGTGAAAAGTGATACGCTGGAGTACACTATGAAGGATCTGAAATTACGTGATGGGGCTGTAGCGGAGGATGCGTTGAAAAAATTACAAGGCGTTGAAGTGGATAAAGATGGGAATGTTACCGCGCAGGGTGAATCTGTAAAAAGGGTCAGAATTAATGGCAAAGACTTCTTTGGAGGCGATGTTAAGACAGCAACTCAGAATCTTCCAGCCAATATTGTGCAAAAAATGCAGATTATTGATGATTATGGGGACATGGCTAACATTACAGGTAACAAGAACGGTGATTCCGAAAAAGTACTGAACATTCAGATCGATCCCAAATATAACCAAGGCCATATGACAACGCTCCGTGCTGGCTATGGAACAGAGGATCGTTATCAGGCAACAGGAATGTGGATGGGGATGCGCGAAGGAGAGCAGATTTCTGTACTAGGAAACTTAAACAATACCAATGCACCCTTGTTTGATTTCAATACAACAGGTGGTGGCGCCCGACGTGGTCAAGGTGGTGGTGGACGCCGTGGTGGCGGTATGTTTGGTGGTTCAGATGGCCTTACTAAGATAGGTTCCATTGGTCTTAATTTTCGCAAGGATTTTTCTGATAAGCTGACTGCTTATGGTAGCTATAGTTATAGCCATAGTAACAATACGACATTATCACAGCGATTTCAGGAAAACACGCTTCCCAATATCATGCAAACGGATAGTGTTACATCTAATAGCAACACGATTGGCGGTAGTCATCGCTTCGAGGCAAATGTGGAGTGGAAACCCTCAGCCAATGACTATATTAAAATCTCACCACAATTTGGTTATGATAAAAGTGATGTAACAACATTTTCAGAATCAACTACCTATCGCAACAACGCATTTAACAATTCACAAAAACAGGATATAATCGCTAATTCGACAGCTCCTCGATTTGGTGTCAGCGGATTATACAATCGTAAATTGAATGATAAAGGCAGAAATGTTTTTGTAAACATGAACTTCAATAATGCAAAAACAGAAAAGGACCAAAACGCAATCTTGGATAGGTTATTGGCAGATCCTAATAATGCAGATGCTCCTTTAAGTTCGATTTATGAGAAAACGATTTTAGAGGCCAGTAATAAAAGCTGGAACGCAGGTGCTTCATTGAACTATACAGAGCCACTTTCAGAAAAAGGAAGATTAGAGTTTACCTATGATTTCAACAAGAATAAATATGATAATTCCAATAGACAGGAAGGTCGTAATATGGCTGGGGAGCTGATTGCTGATGATCCTAAATTGAATTTTGACTATAATTATGATTATTCTTTCTCAACACATAAAGTAGGTGCTAATTATCTATATAATGGCGATAAAATCACCTATTCTATTGGGGCAGCTGCACAACCGTCTCAATTGCGGGGAGATGCAATCAGTTCGGGATTAATTGTTCCGATACATCGAAACAATATGAATTGGATGCCAATTGCGCGATTTGAGTATAAGTTCTCCCGCCAATCCAATATTTCTGTGAACTATTCCGGCACGCCAAATGAACCGTCAGTTACCCAGATTCTACCCTTTGATATGAGTACAAATCGTACGAGTATAGTAATCGGTAATGCAAATCTAAATCCCGAGTTTAGCCACCAATTGAATATGCGTTTTCGCAAAAATGATTTTCAGAAAGGAAATAACTTCTTCGCTTTTGTCAATGCTGGCCTGACAAATAATAAAATTGTGAGCCTTAGCAAGAGTTATTTTGATGATTTAATAGATTATCAGACAGGACAAACAAATTCCACCTTAATTTCCGAAACACGGTATTTGAATGAAACTAATGACAAACCATTTAATGTTAGTTCTTTTTATCATTATGGGAAATCACTGAAAGAAAAAACCTACAATATTATGTTGATGGGAGGAGTTTCTTATAACAAAAACATAGGTTATGTTTCTACGGAGAAAGATGATAATATTGGTCAAAAAAATATTGCCCGTAATATTGTATTTAATCAGGGCTTGATGTTTAGGTATAACCCTTCCGAAAATCTAGAAATAAATCCTGGTGTTCGTTATCAATACAATCATACGGAAAATTCATTGACAAATCGAACAACCAATGTTTCTTCTTGGACACCGACTTTGATTGGTTCAATAAATATTACACCGACAACAATTTTTGGGGCAGATCTTTCAAAACAGTTTAATAGTGGTTATGGTGCGGGAATTAATGCAAATCCGTTTGTTATCAATACTTATGTTGAGCAAAAGTTCTTAAAGGAACAACGTGCTACTATACGCCTACAGGCATTTGATTTGTTAAACGAACAGACCAATGTATCTAGAACAGTGAACGAATCTATGATCATGGATAGTCGTACAAATCGCCTCGGGCGCTATTTTATGCTTTTATTCACCTATAAATTCCAGAAGTTTGCAATGGGGACCCCACAGGGGGGAGATGACTTTCATGGAGGTATGAGAAGACCTCGTATGTAAGCCGAACAAAAAAAGCTAGCTAAAAAACGGTTATAGTGATTTCGCTATGACCGTTTTGCGTTTAAAAATCCCTAGTTTTGCTGAAAATGCACCAAAATGGTTAAGTTTGATCGGTGGTATTCAATATGTTCGAGCTATTGTTGCAATAATGGCTGGACTGTAAAACATATATTTTGGCGATCTTTTCGCTAATTATCGTAAATAAAGGAAGCTTGGTCGGTTTGTGAGGAGGAAATGCGTTAGGGAAGTGAGAATAGATCAATTAA
The window above is part of the Sphingobacterium sp. ML3W genome. Proteins encoded here:
- a CDS encoding outer membrane beta-barrel protein translates to MRGFMLFLLSMLTGWTVYGQTRSVQGMLKDDKNRVVAGATVKLTSKLDSMVAGSNMAGIFIFDRIKADTFKITVSNLGFERFEKEFDFPKGEVKYIIPSLTLQQNSQMLEEVVVDGVPTVVVKSDTLEYTMKDLKLRDGAVAEDALKKLQGVEVDKDGNVTAQGESVKRVRINGKDFFGGDVKTATQNLPANIVQKMQIIDDYGDMANITGNKNGDSEKVLNIQIDPKYNQGHMTTLRAGYGTEDRYQATGMWMGMREGEQISVLGNLNNTNAPLFDFNTTGGGARRGQGGGGRRGGGMFGGSDGLTKIGSIGLNFRKDFSDKLTAYGSYSYSHSNNTTLSQRFQENTLPNIMQTDSVTSNSNTIGGSHRFEANVEWKPSANDYIKISPQFGYDKSDVTTFSESTTYRNNAFNNSQKQDIIANSTAPRFGVSGLYNRKLNDKGRNVFVNMNFNNAKTEKDQNAILDRLLADPNNADAPLSSIYEKTILEASNKSWNAGASLNYTEPLSEKGRLEFTYDFNKNKYDNSNRQEGRNMAGELIADDPKLNFDYNYDYSFSTHKVGANYLYNGDKITYSIGAAAQPSQLRGDAISSGLIVPIHRNNMNWMPIARFEYKFSRQSNISVNYSGTPNEPSVTQILPFDMSTNRTSIVIGNANLNPEFSHQLNMRFRKNDFQKGNNFFAFVNAGLTNNKIVSLSKSYFDDLIDYQTGQTNSTLISETRYLNETNDKPFNVSSFYHYGKSLKEKTYNIMLMGGVSYNKNIGYVSTEKDDNIGQKNIARNIVFNQGLMFRYNPSENLEINPGVRYQYNHTENSLTNRTTNVSSWTPTLIGSINITPTTIFGADLSKQFNSGYGAGINANPFVINTYVEQKFLKEQRATIRLQAFDLLNEQTNVSRTVNESMIMDSRTNRLGRYFMLLFTYKFQKFAMGTPQGGDDFHGGMRRPRM
- a CDS encoding ribonuclease HII, with protein sequence MLLSYYQDQQVEAGCDEAGRGCLAGPVFAAAVIFPADYHHELLNDSKKLSEKKRMALRPIIEREALAYAVASVSAEEIDRINIHNASYLAMHKALDMLQIKAEYIIVDGNRFIPYQETPHSCIIKGDGKYLSIAAASILAKTYRDEYMDNLASDYPAYDWLNNKGYPTVKHRTAVLEYGSTPHHRKSFRITDPQLKLF
- a CDS encoding TrkA family potassium uptake protein — encoded protein: MKYIVLGLGHFGRSLGVHLTELGHEVIGADKSLTIVEQLKDKITHTVCLDTTDREAVSSLPLKDAHAVIVAIGEDEGASLMTVALLKQLKVKRIIGRIVSDLQKTVLEAMEINEYIMPEEEAAERLAMRLDNIDIVDSFKVSDRYSIVETKVPQRYIGMTLREANLTNLYKIIVLTTVKITETKKDGITKEQKEASGIATSETVMAEGDILVVFGELSDINKLIQKGE
- a CDS encoding YfhO family protein, whose protein sequence is MKNWFKANSAHLIVIAVFIALVFFYFTPVWQGKTLAQSDVVQAQAGQKELFDYKAKDGKAPLWTNSMFGGMPTYQIWQANENNIGTYLLKAVKFAFPSPMDTVLFYLLGAYFLFSVLRIKPWLAAVGAVAIAFTSYNFIYIEAGHITRANAIAFIPPVIAAVIMCYRGSKLWGPVLLALFLSLEIRVNHLQTTYYLLMALMVYVIFTLVDAIKQKQLKEFFIASGRQVIAVIIALMVNASILLPTWEYSKLSTRGHANITKVDNNNTKAKGLDKEYAYEWSQGIGETMTFMIPNAYGGASGGQLDEKSHVAKFFMEKGRVSEVQAGQMAQGMPTYWGDKRFTSGPWYFGAGVFFLFILGLVIVKNRFKWWILTTTILALLLSFGKNFTLVSDLFFDYFPMYNKFRAVESILVLVSITVPLLAIMTVNELLTRAKEIPNLDKKVLYTFAGVGGVCLLIGLMPDLFLNFRNGEHNNLIESFTQQIGDKSFATELANQLVLDRKDIASKDAYRSFVIILLTFGLVWFYLKKKLNEGVLLGTLLILFLFDLWSVDKRFLNDKSFMEKGATAQQVFQQREVDQLILMDKDLSYRVLDLTTDPFSDARPSYFHKSLGGYHAAKLMRFQEILENQFNGALNEDVLDMFNVRYLITTDPQNQSQRIVRRSTAAGNAWFVDKVTFVKGNAEEMQAISSFDPLKEAFVNQQYQNEIKAKTSSATTTGEIKLTSYHPDKMQYEYTTANDAFAVFSEIFYDKGWKAYVDGKETPIIRADYLLRALQLPAGTHKVEFIFDPESHKMGNLLTLIASIILGLGVAAAAYFSLRDTKKETVA
- a CDS encoding YbjQ family protein, coding for MLLTTTSVIEGHQIDRYLGIVSSEVVLGANAIKDMMAGFRDFFGGRSNSYERAFQETREAALRELEDRAKALGADAVVGVRLDFQTVGTGGMMMVGATGTAVKMK